The Deinococcus detaillensis genome includes a window with the following:
- the hisG gene encoding ATP phosphoribosyltransferase produces MNPAPEFSAAGLTLALPKGRIFEEAIDLLSRAGLPLYLPQKSRALRFDMNGVQVLELRNQDVPVYVDLGVADAGVVGKDVLAESGRSVYEPVDLKFSACRLSLIREVGAAGPLGRVASKYPRLTREYLAQRGLSAEVIKLSGNIELACLTGLADAVVDLVQTGSTLAANNLEERDVVMRSSARLVVNRTALKLKREMLRPLIARLRELTEEGNGA; encoded by the coding sequence GTGAATCCGGCTCCCGAGTTCAGCGCGGCAGGTTTGACACTGGCCCTGCCCAAAGGTCGCATTTTTGAAGAGGCCATAGACCTGCTCTCGCGGGCAGGCTTGCCACTGTATCTGCCACAAAAAAGCCGCGCCCTGCGCTTTGATATGAACGGCGTGCAGGTTCTGGAGCTGCGAAATCAGGACGTGCCGGTGTACGTGGATCTGGGCGTGGCCGACGCGGGTGTGGTCGGCAAAGACGTGCTGGCCGAGAGCGGACGCAGCGTCTACGAGCCGGTGGACCTGAAGTTCAGCGCCTGCCGCCTGAGCCTCATCCGCGAGGTGGGCGCGGCGGGGCCGCTTGGCCGGGTCGCCAGCAAGTACCCGCGCCTGACCCGCGAGTATCTGGCGCAGCGGGGGCTGAGCGCCGAGGTCATCAAGCTCAGCGGCAATATCGAGCTGGCCTGCCTCACCGGACTGGCTGACGCGGTGGTGGACTTGGTGCAGACCGGCAGCACCTTAGCCGCCAACAACCTAGAGGAGCGCGACGTGGTGATGCGCTCCAGCGCCCGATTGGTGGTCAACCGCACGGCGCTCAAACTCAAGCGCGAGATGCTGCGGCCTTTGATCGCCCGGCTGCGCGAGCTGACCGAGGAGGGCAACGGAGCTTAA
- a CDS encoding ATP phosphoribosyltransferase regulatory subunit: MTLPEGTRDVLPPEWAWREYLRSKLSAHFAQHGYRGVDVPTLEFQNHDHPQDATAFKLIDVGGSVLALRSEFTTAITQLAHRRFPAGPFPLRLQYAGRLWLRGQTSELGHLREFTQVGVELLGVRSPQADAELLEVALSALSAVGVAAHLEVGHPGFVDGLLEDAGITGAARDTLHDAMDRKSGPDLAAGLSAHALPAELGHLLYRVMDLYGGPDVLSEASALPLGERARQALDDLLAIAAAFGPERLLFDLGMSRRYGYYSGYTFRAYVAGHAQPVLGGGRYGGRGETLPGAGFAVGLERLTEVAARHLPPEREAVLALDEAGVNYAQTLGLVAERAWTNDPADWQRYAAARGIVRMVRGEQLIEVKA, translated from the coding sequence ATGACCCTTCCCGAAGGCACCCGCGACGTGTTGCCGCCCGAATGGGCCTGGCGCGAATACCTGCGCTCCAAACTTTCAGCCCACTTTGCCCAGCACGGCTACCGGGGCGTGGACGTGCCCACGCTGGAATTTCAAAACCACGACCACCCGCAAGACGCCACCGCCTTCAAACTGATTGATGTAGGCGGCTCGGTGCTGGCGCTGCGCAGCGAATTTACCACTGCCATTACTCAGCTCGCCCACAGACGCTTTCCGGCTGGCCCTTTTCCGCTGCGGCTGCAATACGCTGGGCGGCTGTGGCTGCGCGGTCAGACCAGCGAACTCGGCCACCTGCGCGAATTTACCCAAGTTGGGGTGGAACTGCTGGGCGTCCGCAGCCCACAGGCCGACGCTGAACTGCTGGAAGTGGCGCTGTCGGCCCTCTCGGCGGTGGGGGTCGCCGCCCACTTGGAAGTCGGCCACCCCGGCTTCGTGGACGGCCTCCTGGAAGACGCGGGCATCACCGGCGCGGCCCGCGACACTCTCCACGACGCGATGGATAGAAAAAGCGGCCCTGATCTGGCGGCGGGCCTGAGCGCCCACGCCTTGCCCGCCGAGCTGGGCCACCTGCTTTACCGGGTGATGGACTTGTACGGCGGCCCGGACGTGCTGAGTGAAGCCAGCGCCCTGCCTCTGGGTGAGCGGGCACGGCAAGCGCTTGATGATCTCTTGGCCATCGCCGCCGCTTTCGGGCCGGAGCGGTTGCTGTTTGACCTGGGCATGAGCCGCCGCTACGGCTATTACAGCGGCTACACTTTCCGGGCTTACGTGGCGGGCCACGCGCAGCCGGTCTTGGGCGGCGGGCGCTACGGCGGGCGCGGTGAGACGCTCCCCGGCGCGGGCTTCGCGGTGGGCCTCGAGCGCCTCACCGAAGTGGCCGCCCGCCACCTCCCCCCCGAGCGCGAAGCGGTGCTGGCACTCGACGAAGCCGGAGTGAACTACGCCCAAACGCTGGGCTTGGTGGCGGAGCGGGCCTGGACAAACGACCCAGCCGACTGGCAACGCTACGCGGCGGCGCGGGGCATCGTGCGGATGGTGCGCGGCGAGCAACTGATTGAGGTGAAGGCGTGA